In Cottoperca gobio unplaced genomic scaffold, fCotGob3.1 fCotGob3_331arrow_ctg1, whole genome shotgun sequence, the sequence CTGCAGAGCTTCATCACTGTgactcgaacacacacacacacacacacacacacacacacacacaaacgcataaAGACACACTTAACCTGCTGACGTATCAATGCATCATCTTAACCTTAATGTTCGTGCTTTAAACTTTATGCCTCTAGATTTATTTACTGAGGTAAACTGGTAAAAAGCAATGCATGACTGCTGGTGTTCAACAATGCTCATGTCCACCTGCACTGAGGAACCTTCTACTGCACAGTTTCAGTTCATGATACAAGTAGATACATCTCTTCTCTTTACATATCTTTGCTTCTCTGCCCATCTCTCCCCAATCTTGTGACATGAGACAAAGCATCCTGTCAGCGTGAGCATTGTTAAAATCATGCGAACCAGCCCGTCCTATTGACCTTGTTGGAAGCTCATAGTGCCACAGCCAACAACAATTACTCATCACGCTGTTTGGGGCTATGCCTGAGCTAATACTAAGTGGAGTGGAATGAAGTGTTGTAGCCTAAACGCTTGCAGCAGCTCTACTGTGACAAATGCCAGTGCTCTCCGCTTATCCGTCAGGCTCACACCAGCCGTGGATCTGTGTTTGGACGCAGTTTAACAGCCACTTCcccggacacacagacacacggccggacacacaaacacacagagcagcactCGTTCTGCtcacagagaaagagggagagttaaaataaatgttgagtaGGCCGGCTGCTTCGTGAGTGGAGTGCACCAATGTTTTGCTTCtgtgtgggagagagggaggcagagaagtAAAATGGAGTTGCAGCTCTTAGTTTGGCAATAAAACACCGcgggagagagagtgtgtgtgtgtgtgttgtttctgcaGCTCTTGAACTATGTGTGCTTTATCACCTTGCAAAagtgttttcactttttcttaCCTTGCACTACACAGAAAAGGTGCaggacacccacacacacacacacacacacagacaggtaaagtAGGGAGAAGCACATTTCTCTACACAGGTAAGAAAAAGTGGAATAAAATTGCTCCGAATCTAGAATAAATGGATGCTGACTAAGTCAGTTTTAATTATGCATCTTTTGCAACGCTTTGTATTTATGTCTGAATCTGCCAGTGAGCCATCATGACAACAGCTTAATAATATGAGCCGTGATGTTCTCTGCAATACGGTGCACAGAATATGTGCATGTATCAGCCAAAACGAGTTGGAAAGTATAAGAATAAGCATCGGCTAAAGTCCAATACTGAGCTTCAGTAAATGGCCGTCATCCATCAGTCTGATTTACTATCAACATGATCCTCCTACACAAATAGCCTCACAAGTTACTGCTCTGTTTTAAAATAGACTATGCTGCTTTTAATtgagcgtgtgcatgtgtgtactcTTGCGCTgctatctttgtgaggaccatGAGATATTATTGCTCCTCACTTCTTCTTGAAGGTGTAGACTTTGTTTAGGGATTACGGTTACGCTAAGGTCATGGTAATCTTCGGGTTGTGATGGTGTAGTTAGTGTCGTGTCTTTAAGGGTCCTCACACGTACAGAAGTaccaacatgtgtgtgtgttcaaaggTCACCCTGGGATTGTGCTGATTGTACAAAGAATAAAAGACATTTCATGCCTCCTTTGAGGATTTAATTGACAGGTTATTGTCACTGTAACCTCCTCCCTGCACACCTGCACCTGAAACACACTCTTCAAAACACCCAGAGAATATAAACCATGTTTCGCTTCCCTTTTCTACGGTGTCAGAGTAGAGGGCGTGGACAGAATAGAAATGAGAGGACgtgaaggagaagaggagggtgggggggaaCAAGGACAAACTTAAGGGTTgtttaagggggggggggggggggggggtaaggaggaggagataaAGCGAGGAGGGAGATGGAGGCGAATATGAAAGGGGAGATGGATATAGAAATTAAAAGGGGAGTGAAGGGAGAATTTTTGATGAGGTCACAGGCGGAGGGAGGAGAAAGTGTGGCGCAACATCTCTCAGTCATCAGTCGATACATGCAGGATACTATTGATATTGATGATTGACTATATGTTGtaatatgaatgaatacagTGACTTTCAGTAGATGACAAAGTGCTGCTTTAGGTCAACGTCGTCCTTTCAGTACACAACATACACGATGACGAGCGGCTGCTTTGACTTCTGATCTAGAGTGATTGTGATCGCTGCGTGTGAAAGACATACAGAGTAAATGACGACTTCTCTCATAGATTATTTGtgggaaatgttttccttttgtttcaaGCAACAAAGAAGCAAGAAGTTGAAGCACGACGTGTTTGAGTTCCAGAGCCTGACTTGACATCGTGCGTCTTGTGAAGCCTCGTATGATGCAGGACGAGATCAGATGTTTCTACTTTAGTTGTCTCACAACGTAATGATGTACTGCGggcaggactgtgtgtgtgtgtgtgtgtgtgtgtgtgtgtgtgtgtgtttctcggGGTGATGCAGTGCATTCTGCGTGGTCGTTTGACTATAAAAGTTGTTTCTCTGTGGGTGGCTATGGAGATTGTAACCAAAGCAACAACAACTACACATACCTCGGCCctgggggaggagaagaggtccATCTTTGGTTTGACTGTCTTcctgaaagacaaaagagacGAGAGAAATAAGACGACAGATAGAAGTCAACAGCAACGCTGCAAATGGATCACACATGCATTACAGCTGATGGGAGCTAATGTTTCCCTTTAATTTAGTGTCGATTATGTTGTTATTTGATTCCCTCTCAGTCGTGTGTCAGATGACCTCGTTTATCACATTCAGTCAAAGTTTCAGTCGACTGAAGGTTTAAGTATTTAATGTGATCAAAGAGACGCAGCTTCAGCGTGAGACCAGTATTCTGTGCAGCCTGAAACACACGGCTTCCGTttcagaacaagacatttattaatactatatataatatacatggaCTATGCAAAGGTTATAACAAACAAGGTTTGATGATGGGCTGAAGTTTATCTTACAGTAtactgtgttattgtgtgtgatAATGTGTTAAAGCGTTTTATATATTGGAACATCAAGTCAGTGGACCtgaaaataaaactcaatatatacagaacacacaggCAGCAGCTCAACGGTGCAGGAAACTATTggaagtattttatttaatctggtGCCGAAGACAATgaggacatttaaatatgtgacGACATTGGAAAGAGgaaacgacacacacacacacacacacacacacacacacacacacacacacacacacacacacacacacacacacacacacacacacacacacacacacacacacacacacacacacacacacacacagagtccagCTTTGCATCATTTCCTGTTGAGAGTCCCTGTTCACCACATTACCacatctcctgctgctgtaatCTGACCACAGGGACGTGAGCCAATCAGAAGCCTCAACAGCCGTTGTGAATGAGGAAGTAAAAAGGTCACATGTCTCTGTGGCGTTTTTcaatgtttcccaaaatgtatgTTGATCCTTCGCCACATAACTGCATCATTTATGAAGCAATAGAACTTTCCCCTTGTGAGATAAACTTTAGGTGTTTGTCACTTAACTGAGatatgtgtttaagtgtgtatATGCGTTTGTAATGTACATTTCCCCTCAGAATGAAGCCCAATAACCAGACAATCAGGGGTTCATTCAACAATCTGGTCTCTTAACAACACTTGAGAAACACTCTCAGGGCTCTTCCCCTCAGACTCTTGGATGTGGATGTGTAGTGATGTAGGTTCTGAAGTAAACACTGGCTGTATTCTTGAATCCTGATGACTCCATCAGTCAATATTCAGACCTAATCACTCATCTAGATGAGAGTTCTGTAGTGAAGCTGCTGGATGTTCAGCTGGCaaagttctctttttttccacttCCCGTTTCTACACATAGTACCTACGAATAGCTTAATTAGAAATATGAATTTAATAGTCGAAGCGTTTCAAAGTATCTTCCATCCTGTTCCTCTTGTTCCTCTCATCCCCAAACACCTGAACTCTgcagtttcatttcaaaacattatttcaagTGATAAACTCTTCAACAGCCTGATGGCACCAGACTGATCACAGCCTCACACAGGCTGCAGGTTtctcattcacaaacacatttatgtaaatCAATTTAGGGCACAAAGAAACCCTGAATATAATCCACTTCATcatttcatcacttcatcattaaCTGCTTCTGGCACATTTCAAACACGTCGTACAAAGTGAGCGTCTCCGGATCTGAAGCCCGATAACGAGTCAAAGAGTCTCACGCAGGAGAACAGGTAGTGAAGATTACATGCTGAAGGGGCTCCGCTAGCTGTTTAGCATCACTACCAGTCACTCTGttagcattgtgtgtgtgtgtgtgtgtgtgtggggggggagggggagggggaggggggcttACACTTTGCGCGTCGGTGGGCGGAGACGCCTCAGGGCTCGTGGCTGGTGCTGGCTGTCCTGGTCCGTCTGGTAGAAAAACATACGGAGAGCCTCGTCGAACAACAACCATGTTGGCAGACCCAGCAGCctctgggagagagaggggggggagaagaggagagggagaatatgagagagagagaatatatataaatatatgaatgagagagagagagagagagaatatatataaatatatgaatgagagagagagagagagagagagagagagagagagagagagagagagagagagagagagagagagagagagagagagagagagagagagagagagagagaaagctgaCGGTAAGATGTGGAAGACAGAGATGAGAGTTATTGAGGAGGGATGTAAAAAGAGGGCAATCAGGGCGGATAGTTAGAGAAGTCGGCGAGAGGAGGGGAGATGTAAGGAGAGGGGAGATGTAAGGAGAGGGGGGGGTCTCAGGAGAGGGGGGGTCTAAGGAGGGGTGGGATGGTGGGAGAAGTGGATGAAAAGAGAGCAGATGAAGTGAGAAAGATTACAAGTGAAGGCGAGAGAGTTAGTGCAGCAAACTGAGAAGGTTGAGTAGgttgaggtaaaaaaaataaaaaaaaaaaagagtaaagcAGAACAGAGAAGTGAGCGAGTGGGAGAACGAGAACCTGATCGTGTTTTTAGCGATGGAGCAACACTGAAACATGTCAAAAGTCCCCGAACTACAGTCAGTGAGACGTGATGTGGGCACAGAGGAGCAGCTACGCCTACAATGTAGAGCTCCATCTGCAAACAGCTGACGTATCCGTGCTCCTCCACCTACAGCTCTGCCCACCGAGTCGTAGCGTTATGCCAACAACTCTCTCCTTTGTAAAGTCTGCACTGTGCATGTGATTAAAGGAGATTACCTTCATGTACGTGTTGAGTTCAGGGATTCTGCTCTCTGCGATCTCCCTCTTGTTGCCGATGAAGACTTTTCCTACAGAGAAACAtgtgaagaggagcaggagttaAACCACCAGAGGTCACATGTAGAATCACAGCCTACACGCTTTCCCGCACATGCTGTAAACTGGTATTTATAGACGGGAGCGtgcaggatgtgaaggatgtgaaggatgtgaaggatgtgaagggtgtgaaggatgtgaaggatgtacagaatgtgcaggatgtgcaggatgtgaaggatgtacagaatgtgcaggatgtgcaggatgtgaaggatgtgcaggatgtgcaggatgtgcaggatgtgcaggatgtgaaggatgtgaaggatgtgcaggatgtgcaggatatgcaggatgtgcaggatgtacaggatgtgcaggatgtacaggatgtgcaggatgtgcaggatgtgaaggatgtgaaggatgtgaaggatgtgcagaatgtgcaggatgtgaaggatgtgaAGCATGtgaaggatgtgcaggatgtgcaggatgtgaaggatgtACAGAATGTGaaggatgtgaaggatgtgcaggatgtgcaggatgtgaaggatgtgaaggatgtacagaatgtgcaggatgtgaaggatgtgcaggatgtgaaggatgtgcaggatgtgcaggatgtgcaggatgtgcaggatgtgaaggatgtgaaggatgtgcaggatgtgcaggatatgcaggatgtgcaggatgtacaggatgtgcaggatgtacaggatgtgcaggatgtgcaggatgtgaaggatgtgaaggatgtgaaggatgtgcagaatgtgcaggatgtgaaggatgtgaAGCATGtgaaggatgtgcaggatgtgcaggatgtgaaggatgtACAGAATGTGaaggatgtgaaggatgtgcaggatgtgcaggatgtgaaggatgtgaaggatgtacagaatgtgcaggatgtgaaggatgtgcaggatgtgaaggatgtgcaggatgtgcaggatgtgcaggatgtgaaggatgtACAGAATGTGaaggatgtgaaggatgtgcaggatgtgaaggatgtgcaggatgtgaaggatgtgcaggatgtgcaggatgtgcaggatgtgcaggatgtgaaggatgtACAGAATGTGaaggatgtgaaggatgtgcaggatgtgaaggatgtgcaggatgtgcaggatgtgcaggatgtgcaggatgtgcagaatgtgcagaatgtgcagaatgtgcaggatgtgcaggatgtacaggatgtacaggatgtgcaggatgtgaaggatgtgaaggatgtgaaggatgtgcaggatgtgcaggatgtgcagaatgtgcaggatgtgcaggatgtgcaggatgtgaaggatgtgaaggatgtgaaggatgtgaaggatgtgaaggatgtgaaggatgtacaggatgtgcaggatgtgcaggatgtgcaggatgtgcaggatgtgtaggatgtgaaggatgtgaaggatgtgcaggatgtgcaggatgtgcaggatgtacAGGATTtacaggatgtgcaggatgtgcaggatgtgcaggatgtgaaggatgtgaaggatgtgaAGGATGTACAGGATTtacaggatgtgcaggatgtgcaggatgtgcaggatgtgcaggatgtacaggatgtgcaggatgtgcaggatgtgaaggatgtACAGAATGTGCAGGATGTACAGGATTtacaggatgtgcaggatgtgcaggatgtgcaggatgtgcaggatgtgaaggatgtgcaggatgtgcaggatgcgCAGGATGtacaggatgtgcaggatgttaACATTCACTGTAGATGGTATGATTGGCAGCAGCCATCATGTTTTAATTTGagtaacatttataaaaacattcatataaCAACATGTATAAGTATGAAAGAGTAagtgttaatgttaataattacatgtaattattatttctgGTAGTCATATTTAACCACTGAAACAATACCACTGGCAATAAAAGGAAagtaattatttgtatttattctccattgctgctctgctgcagttAAACTGTTGATTCTGCTCTGAAGACAAAGATGGATCCATGTTGTTGTTCACACGTTAAAGCAGGGGTCTtaaacgtttttcaggccaaggacgcccaaactggtgtagcatggagcagggaccccctatattttattcaaacgagggggggtgctgtcggagttctgtgcgatgGGTGGTGCTGTTGGAGTTCTGTATGAGGGGGGGTGccgtcggagttctgtgcgatggggggtgctgtcggagttatGTGCGATGGGGgatgctgtcggagttctgtgcgatgGGGGGTGTTGTCGGAGTTATGTGCGATGGGGGGTGTTGTCGGAGTTCTGTACGAGGGGTGGTGCTGTAGGAGTTCTGTACGAGGGGTGGTGCTGTCGGAGTTGTGTGCGATGGGGGGTGCTGTAGGAGTTCTGTACGAGGGGTGGTGCTGTCGGAGTTGTGTGCGatggggggtgctgtcggagttctatACGAGGGgtggtgctgtcggagttctgtgcgatggggggtgctgtcagagttctatACGAGGGGTGGTGCTGTAGGAGTTCTGTACGAGGGGTGGTGCTGTCGGAGATCTGTGCGATGGGGGGTGCTGTAGGAGTTCTGTACGAGGGGTGGTGCTGTAGGAGTTCTGTACAAGGGGTGGTGCTGTCGGAGATCTGTGCGATGGGGGGTGTTGTAGGAGTTCTGTGCGATGGGGGGGTTGTCGTAGTTAtgtgcgagggggggtgctgtcggagttctgtgcgatgggggtgctgtcggagttctgtgcgatgggggtgctgtcggagttctgtgcgatggggggtgctgtcggagttctgtgcgatgGGGGGtgtattaattattgaactcataacttctGCACGTTGTTTTAAGACACAGAccgttcatttcacttttcttttatgctaaaagcaacttttgtatcctgtatctttgttttattataaatcctttattagtcccacaacgaggacatttatctcgtcacagcagaagaacatatgaagtaaaaaggcagaaaacaataattcaatagaataaaacataatataagtaccaagtgatgtaaataaagtgagtattgcacatggcagtgataactgcacagcagtggtggaacagtgtgttcttggtgtgggggtctacctctctatctgtccatgtttgtatgttccgctctgcagagagctgctcgttgggccaaactccgccgaagagcgttaactttatccaaacactcgtcctctcagctcatgcagtttgacatgtttcgtgcagtaatgacgctcgagattatttttcatcaccgcacaaactagacacactggccttttacttccacaaataaataatcgttcgtccatttctcctggaaagtgcgacattccgcatccagctttctgttttacactcgccacgctgcgttcactgaagtcaaagtctcgtttaatattgaagttttttgacatgacgtgaccacgtgatgacacgttccgctcgtgttgtgttcaaggaccctgaccttggccaggaaaaacagtcagtcccccatttaaaatattgccgtctactttcttttgctagtggattttttttgcgtgcgttttacgaattaacTCGAGGGCCGGATTAAATGGTCTcgtgggccgtatacggcccggaggccggaggttccccacacCTGCATTAAAGGTTTAGATGTTAAGATGTCACAAAGATAATGTTTCAGAGATCAAGAGTCTAAAAAGGTTAAATATTGTAGTATtttgttggtttgtgtttgaACCATGTGTTGCCAATATGtggcttttattgttttatattttgttataattgAATTTCtaatatacattttgaatgatattttctttatttatatttatatatatatatatatatatatatatatatatatatatatatatatatatatatatatatatatatatatatataaatataaatttatataaatttatataatatatatatataaatatatataaatttatataatatatatatatatatatatataatataatatatatatatatatatatatatttaataaatatttacgTATTTATTGTAAAC encodes:
- the ncf4 gene encoding neutrophil cytosol factor 4; its protein translation is MTLPRQLRDESDFDQLPHNIPISATIADVEEKKGFIYYFMFVIEVKTKGGSKYLIYRRYREFFNFHLILESRYSPENPEKAGPNTCSLPALPGKVFIGNKREIAESRIPELNTYMKRLLGLPTWLLFDEALRMFFYQTDQDSQHQPRALRRLRPPTRKVKTVKPKMDLFSSPRAEVCVVVVALVTISIATHRETTFIVKRPRRMHCITPRNTHTHTHTHTHTHSPARSTSLRCETTKVETSDLVLHHTRLHKTHDVKSGSGTQTRRASTSCFFVA